In Thiomonas arsenitoxydans, the genomic stretch AGGCCAAAGTCGGATAGAACGACTGCAGGCCCAGGTTGCCGTCTTTCACCGGCGGCAGCAGCAGATGCCCCTTCGGAATGGCTGCGAAGATGTTGCCGAAACCGCCGAGCTTGTACGGCACCACGATGATGAGCGCGATCACCGTGATGTAGACCAGCAAATCCTTGACCACCGCAATGGACGCCGGGGCGCGCAGCCCGCTGGTATAGGTGAACGCAGCCAGAATGACGAAGGCGATGACCAGCGGCACATCCCCCATCAGCCCCTGCGTGGAAAAACCCAGCCCGCCGATCACCACCTGAATGCCCACGAGCTGCAGCGCGATATAAGGCATGGTGGCGACGATGCCGGTCACGGCGATCGCCAGCGCCAGCGCCGGGCTGCCGTAGCGTCCGGCGACGAAATCGGACGCGGTGATGTAGTTGTGCTTTTTCGCCACGATCCACAGACGCGGCAGGATGGCGAACACCATGGGATACACCAGCACGGTGTAAGGCAGCGCAAAGAAACCCAGCGCCCCGGCACCGAACACCAGCGCGGGCACGGCCACGAAGGTGTAAGCGGTGTAGAGGTCGCCCCCGATGAGGAACCAGGTGATCCAGGTGCCGAAGCGTCGCCCGCCCAACCCCCACTCATGCAGATGATTCATATCCCCCTTGCGCCAATGCGCCGAGGCGAATCCCAGAACCGCGATACCGACAAACAACGCGACAAAAACAACGGTGGCAACGACATTCATGGCGTCAGTCTCCGCTTCCAGACGGCACGACCATCTTGTAGACGATGGCGATGAAAACCCCGGACAGCGGCACCCAGACGAGTTGCCACCAGTAGAAGAAGGGAATGCCGAACACGCTGGGTTCCAGCTTGTTGAAGTAGGGAATGGCGAGCACGGCAACACAGGGAATCGCCAGCAGAATGAACTGCAGCGGCCCCAGTTTTTTGGGTGTGGACATGGAACGGGTCTCCAGGCTCGGATGACGCGCCAGGGGCGGCCAACCTTCGGTTTTTTCACCGGCATCCATCGCCGGTGCGCTGACGTGTCGGAGATTAGCCCAGCCGTTTACAAATGCGGGTATCCGAATGTGTCATTCGCAAGCAGGAGAAAACGAACGAGCGTTCGTGAGGGTTTCTACTGAGAGCGAGCAAAAAAATCAGCGGATTTGTTCGGTCGATTCCCGCTTGATCAGGATGCGCGGAATGATCAGGGCATAACCCTGCTGCTGCCAATAGATCAACTCGGTCATGGCGTTCGGCACGATTTCGATGAAGTCCAGAAAATCCGCCGGGGTGTAGCCGAAATCGTGTGCCGCCTGTCCGCACACCTTGAACTTCACGCCCATCTGCGCGTAATAGCGCATGCGCTCGACGGCTTCACGATAACGGTCCTGATTGCGGATAACGGTGGCGGCAATCTCGGTGCCGTGCAGCACCACGACGGCCTGCACATCTTCGGGCGAAAAGTCATAGGGCGAGGCCTGCACCGTGTTGAACACCGAGCGCACCCAGAACAGCGCATTGGAAAGGGTTGCGGGGTCGTCGAGGTAAAACTCGAACACCACTTTCATCGGCGCCTTGTAGGGCGTTTGCACCACCTGTCCAGCCGCGTTTGCCGCGCCGCTGGCAATCGCGCAGAGCGCTGCGATCAATACCTGTCGTCTTGTGGCTTGCATGACATCCCCTCGCGAACCCAGATGTATCCGGGTGTAATAGATGGGACATCGAGCGCCTAGCGGGTCAACCCGAGGGCAACCCAGGGATGCTCAGCCGGCGTTGTCGGACTCGACGCCCCAACGGCGCAGCGCGGCGTCGTCGGATTCGCGGGCATCGACCCACTGACCGCCCTCGGGCGTGGTTTCCTTCTTCCAGAACGGCGCCTGAGTTTTGAGGTAATCCATCAAAAATTCGCAGGCGGCAAAGGCGGCGGCGCGGTGGGCGCTGGCCACCAGCACCAGCACGATGTCGTCGCCCGGCAGCAGGCGGCCCACGCGGTGAATCACCGTGACACCCAGCAAGGGCCAACGCGCCTGTGCCTCATGCACCATGTCGGCGATGGCGCGCTCGGTCATGCCGGGGTAATGCTCGAGTTCCATCGCCTGCACATGGCCGGGGTCGCAAACGCCCGGATGATGATCGCGGCAAAGCCCGACAAAACTGGCGATCGCGCCCACGTCCAGCCGCCCAGCCCGCAGCGCCTGCAGTTCTGCACCCAGGTCGAACGGCTCGGTCTGGATGCGAATGGTGATCGGCTCCATGCGTTCAGCCCCCGGTGACGGGCGGAAAAAACGCGACTTCGCAGCCGGGCTGCAGCGCTGTGTCGCCGTCGCACATGAGCTGATTGCACGCCATGCGCAGCGGTTTTTCAGCCGCCAGCGCCAGTGCGTAGCGCCCGCCCTGCGCCCGCAGCCAATCGCGCGCCTGCCCCACGGTGAGCACCGCTTCGGGCAGGTCGTGCGTTTCTTGTGACACACCGACGATTTCGCGCACGCTGGCGAAATACCGAATCTGAACGAGCATGGGTCAGCCCTGCAACAAGATGGAGAACGGAAGGTAGCGCAGCACATCGCCACGGGCGATGGGGTGCTGCGGCGGGTTGTCCACCAGGCCGTCGGCCCAGACGGTCGAGGTGAGCACCGCGGAATTCTGCGAGGCAAACAGCTCGGCCTCGCCTTGCGCATTGAGCCGAACGCGCAGATATTCGCGGCGCCTGTCGGGCTTGGGCCAATCGAACGCGGCGCGCACCGGCAGCGTCTGCACGGCGGTTTGCCCTGCGCCCTGCAAGGCGAGCAAAAAAGGCCGCACAAAAAGGAGAAAGGTCACGAAGCTCGACACCGGATTGCCGGGCAGACCGATGAAGGCGGCTTCGCCCTGTTCTTCGCTGCGGCGCAGATGGCCGAAGGCCAGCGGCTTGCCAGGCTTCATGGCGATCTGCCACAGATCGAGCGCGCCTTCGGCCTGCACCGCGGGCTTGACGTGGTCTTCCTCGCCCACCGACATGCCTCCGGTGGACACCACGAGGTCGTGGCCCAGCGCGGCTTGGCGCAGCACGGCGCGGGTGGCCTCGAGCTGATCGGGCACGATGCCGAAATCGGTCACCTCGCATCCCGCGGTTTCCAGCAGGGCGCGGATGACAAAGCGGTTGGAGTTGTAGATGGCGCCGGGGCGCAGCGGCTCGCCGGGCATGGCGAGTTCATCGCCGGTGAACAGCATCGCCACGCGCGGCTTGCGACGCACTCGCAGCGAGGCCACTCCCACGGAAGCGGCCAGCCCGAGATCCTGCGGCCGCAGCCGTTGCCCGGCTGCGAGCACCACACTGCCAGCCGCCACATCCAGGCCGCGTCGCCGCACCCAATCACCGGCCTTGGGCTGCGCGTTGATGCGCACCGCATCACCCTCGGCGGCGCATTGTTCCTGCATCACCACGGCGTCCGCGCCCGGTGGAATGAGCCCGCCGGTAAAAATACGCGCCGCCGTTCCCGGCTGCAGGGGCTGCGGTACGGCGCCGGCCGGAATGCGCTGGCTCACCGGCAGGCGGGCGCCCGCGGCAGACACCTCGGCGCTGCGCACGGCGTAGCCGTCCATCGCGGTGTTGTCAGCCGGGGGCACGTCGATGGTGGAGCGCACCTCTTGCGCCAACACCCGACCGAGAGCGGACGAGAGCGGCAGCGTCTCGGTCTCGCTGATCGCGCTCGCAGCAGCCAGCAGACGCTGCAAAGCGACATCGGGATCGATCAGAGGTGAAGCTGGCGCAGTCATGGCAGGTACTCGAATTTGGGGGCATTGTCCGTCAACCAGTCGGCCACGGCAGCCGGGGCGTTGATGTCGAGGACGGCGGCAGGGGCGGGCTGCGGGAGTTGCTGCGGCGAGTCGGTGGCGATGGCGAGAACCTGCGCATCCTCGGGGTAGCAGAGAGGCCGCCCGGTGCTGGCGCGCCACACTTCAACCTTGGGGAGCCGCGCCTGCTTGAAGCCTTCGACAAACACCCAGTCAGCGGCTGGATCGAGCATGAGCAGAAGCTCGGGCACCCCAAGCTCTTGCGGCTCAGGCAGACGGCGCTGCAGCGTGATCAGGCGGTCGGACGCGGCCAGCACCTCAAACGCGCCGGCCTCGCGGTGCCGCCAGGTGTCTTTGCCCGGATGATCGAACTCGAAGCGGTGATGCGCGTGTTTGAGTACCGACACCCGCAACCCCTTCTGCACGAACCGCTTGACCAGCGCCTCGACCAAGGTGGTCTTGCCGCTGCCGGAAAATCCGGCAAATCCGACGACCTTCATCAGGAGCCCGCCAGCCCCGCGCCGCAGTGCATCGCAATATAGGTCTTCACCGCCTCCACCTCGACCGGCATGACGGCAAAACGCTGCGGGCGGCGTTCGAGGTCTTCGAGTCCGGCCGGGCGCTGCGGGCAGGTACCCACGGCTTCCTGAATCGTTTCGGGGAACTTGGCGGCCAGCGCCGTTTCGAGCACCAGCATGGGCACGCCCGGCTCCAGGTGTTCGCGCGCCACTTTCACGCCGTCGGCGGTATGGGTGTCGATCAACCGTTCGCTGCCCTGCCACACGCTCCGGATGGTGGCGAGCCGGTCGGCATGGGTGCTGCTGCCCGAGGTGAAGCCGTAGTCGGTCGCACTCCTGGCAAACGCCGGGTCGGCCGAGAGGTCGAAAAAGCCCCTGCTCGGCAGTTCGTCCGCGAACAGCGCGTGCACGCGCGAAGCGTCGCGCCCGAGCAGATCGAAGATGAAGCGCTCGAAGTTCGAGGCTTTGGAGATATCCATCGACGGGCTAGAGGTGTGATGTGTTTCCGCCGATTTGCGCGGACGATAGACGCCGGTGCGGAAGAACTCGTCGAGCACGTTGTTTTCGTTGGTGGCCAGCACCAGCTTGCGGATCGGCAGACCCATCATGCGCGCCACATGCCCGGCGCAGATGTTGCCGAAGTTGCCCGACGGCACCGTGAAGCTCACCTGCTCGTCGTTGCTGCGCGTGGCCTGGAAGTAACCGGCGAAGTAATAGACGATCTGCGCCGCAAGCCGCGCCCAGTTGATGGAGTTGACCGTGCCGATGCGCCAGCGGCGCTTGAAGTCGAGGTCGTTGGACACGGCCTTGACCATGTCCTGCGCATCGTCGAACACGCCTTGCACCGCAATGTTGTGGATGTTGGCGTCGGCCAGCGAATACATCTGCGCGGTCTGAAACGCGCTCATCTTGCCGAAGGGCGAGAGCATGAACACGCGAATACCGCGCTTGCCGCGCATGGCATATTCGGCCGCGCTGCCGGTATCGCCCGAGGTCGCGCCGAAAATATTGAGTTCGCTGTGCTGGCGGGCCAGCGCGTACTCGAACAGATTGCCGAGCAACTGCATGGCCATGTCCTTGAACGCCAGCGTCGGCCCTTCGGACAAGCCCAGCAGCGCCATGCCCGGATCGCCTTTCAGCGGTTTGAGCGGCACGATCTCGGCATGGCCGCCGAACACCTCGGGCGTGTAGGTCTTGGCGATCAGCGCGCGCAGATCGTCCGCCGGAATGTCGGTGATGAAACGCGACAGAATCTCAAAAGCCAGATCGGCGTAAGACAGCCCGCGCCATTGCGCCAGCGTGGCGCTATCGATCAGCGGATAGCTTTCGGGCAGATAGAGCCCGCCATCGGGCGCCAGCCCTTCGAGCAGGATGTCGGAAAAACCTCGGGTCGCGGACTCGCCGCGGGTACTCAGATAACGCATCAGCGCAACTCCTCTTTACGAATGCGCACGATGGGCGCGTGCACGCTGGGTAGGGTCTGCATGCGGCCGATGGCCGCATTCATGTGCGCCTCGACGGTGTCATGCGTGAGGATGATGAGATCGGTCTGATGCTCGCCCTCCCCGGCTTCGCGCTGAATGAGACCGTCGATGGAAATACCCTCATCGGCCAGGATGCGCGTGAGGTCGGCCAGCACCCCGGTCTGATCGGCCACGCGCAGGCGCAGGTAATAGGCGGTGACCACCTGATCCATCGGCAGGATGGGCAAGTCGCTCATCGCATCGGGCTGGAAGGCCAGATGCGGTACGCGGTGCTCGGGATCGGCGGTGTGCAGCCGGGTCACGTCCACCAGGTCGGCGATGACGGCGGAGGCCGTCGGCTCGGAGCCCGCCCCCTTGCCGTAATACAAGGTCGGACCTACCGCGTCGCCCTGCACCACCACCGCATTCATCGCGCCTTCGACATTGGCGATCAGACGTGTGGCCGGTATCAGAGTGGGATGCACGCGCAACTCGATGCCCTCACCGGTGTTTTTGGTGATGCCCAGCAGCTTGATGCGGTAGCCGAGTTGCTCGGCGTAACGGATGTCGGCAGCCTGCAGCGCGGTAATGCCCTCGACATAGGCTTTGTCGAATTGCACCGGCACGCCGAACGCGATGGCGCAGAGAATGGTCGCTTTATGCGCCGCGTCCACGCCCTCGATGTCGAAGGTCGGATCGGCCTCGGCATAGCCCAGCGCCTGCGCCTGCTTGAGCACGGTGGCGAAATCCAGCCCCTTGTCGCGCATCTCGGACAGGATGAAATTGGTGGTGCCGTTGATGATGCCCGCGATCCATTCGATGCGGTTGCCCGCCAGCCCTTCGCGCACCGCCTTGATGATGGGAATTCCGCCGGCCACAGCCGCCTCGAAGGCCACGATCACGCCCTTGGCCTGTGCCGCGGCGAAGATTTCGTTGCCGTGAATGGCCAGCAAGGCCTTGTTCGCGGTGACCACATGCTTGCCCGCAGCGATGGCCGCCAGCACCAACTCGCGCGCCGGGCTGATGCCCCCCATGAGTTCGACCACGATGTCGATGTCGGGCCGGGTCGCCAACGCCATGAAGTCCGTTGTGATGGGCAGGGCGTCCCCTAAAGCGGCGCGCGCCTTGTCGGGGTTGCGCGCGGCAATCGCCGCGAGGGCAATGCCGCGCCCGGCGCGACGCTGCAGCTCTTCCTGGTTGCGCGCCAGCACCTTGACCACGCCGCTGGCAACGGTGCCCGCGCCGAGAAGGGCAATCTGTAAAGGTTTCATAGAGAACGGGACAGGAAATCAGGCCGAGGCCGAGGCAACAGCGCGGCTGCGCTTGCGGAGGGTTTCTAGAAAGCGCGCGATGCGGCCGATGGCTTCCGTCAGATCGTCGGCATTGGGCAGAAAAACGAGCCGAAAATGGTCGGGCTGCGGCCAGTTGAAGCCGGTACCCTGCACGATCAACACTTTTTCCTGCGCCAGCAGGTCGTAGGCGAACTGTTGATCGTCGGCGATGGGGTAAATCTCGGGATCGAGCCGCGGGAACATATACAGCGCCGCCTTCGGTTTCACCACGCTGACCCCCGGAATCTGCGTGAGCAGGTCGTAAGCCAGATCACGCTGCTTGGTCAGGCGCCCCTGCGGCGCGACCAGATCCTTGATGCTCTGATAACCGCCCAGCGCAGTTTGAATGGCCAGCTGGCCCGGCGTATTGGCGCACAGGCGCATCGAGGCCAGCATGGTCAGCCCCTCGATGTAGTCGCGCGCACACCGTTTGTTGCCCGACACCACCATCCAGCCCGAGCGGTAGCCGCAGGAGCGGTAGTTTTTCGACAGGCCGTTGAAGGTGATGAACAGCACATCGTCGGCCAGCGAGGCGATGCTGGTGTGGGTGTTGCCGTCGTACAGCGTCTTGTCGTAAATCTCATCAGCGAACACGATGAGTTCATGCTCACGCGCCACTTGCACGATCTCTTCGAGCAATTCGCGCGGGTACAGCGCACCGGTCGGGTTGTTGGGGTTGATCACCACGATGGCCCGGGTGTTGGGCGTGATCTTGCTGCGGATGTCGGCAATGTCCGGATACCAGTCCGACTGCTCGTCGCAGATGTAGTGCACCGGCTTGCCGCCCGAAAGGGCCACCGACGCGGTGTAGAGCGGGTAATCCGGCGCGGGAATCAGCACTTCGTCGCCATTGTTGAGCAGCGCGTTCATGCTCATATTGATGAGCTCGGAGGCGCCGTTGCCGATGAACACATCGTCGATGCTCACCCCCGCAATGCCCTTTTCCTGCGTGTAATGCACGATGGACTTGCGCGGCGCGAACAGGCCCTTGGAATCGGTGTAGCCGGCCGCACTGGGCAGGTTGTGGATCATGTCCTGCACGATCTCATCGGGCGGCTCGAAGCCGAACACGGCCAGATTGCCGATGTTGAGCTTGATGATCCGCTGCCCCTCCTCTTCCATCTGCCGCGCCTTGTCGAGCACGGGACCTCGGATGTCATAGCAGACATCGGCCAATTTGTCGGACTTCCGGAATTCGCGCACAACCACCTCACTCTCTACCTAGAAAAAAGCGTCCGCACAAACACCGTGCGTGCTGCCACCCTGGCCACTCATCCCGATCCTGAGCGCATCTCTTCAGGGTAGGGGATTCAGACCCGCGCCCGCCCGCCATGCGGAGGGCTAACCCTATAATTTACCTTGATCTGCACCTTCAACCCCTGCATTTCCCTCGGTTTGCGCCGTCTTTCCCCCACGCCCGCCCCTGCGCGAGCCTGATGTAGCGGCCCGCACCCGTCCAGTCATGAAACTCCAGCCCGACTTCTCCCCCGATACGCAGATGGTCTCCGCCTACGGGCCGGGCTATGTCGAAGTCAACGGCGTGCGCCACACCAGCGCCTGCGTGTTCGCCCCGCAGCAGGCGCCAAAGCCCTGGGGTGCCGAGCACGTCGGCGCGCTGTTGCCCGCGCACATCGACGCCCTGTTGCTCGATCCGCTGCCCGAGGTGGTGCTCATAGGCACGGGCCGCGAGCAGCATCTGCTGCCCGCCGCCTTGATGCGCCAGCTCATCTCGCGCCGCATCGGCTGGGAAGTCATGGACACCGCCGCCGCCTGTCGCACCTACAACATTCTGGCGGGCGAAGGTCGTCATGTGCTGGCCGCGCTGATGATCGAATGATCGGACCGGCGCGAACCGAGGCAAAACAGCGTGAACCGGCTCTGGTTCGCGCGGCAAGATAAAATAAGGTTTTACGTCCTTCCGTTTCCCTCAGCAGTGTCAACGACTGATCAGAACGAGGAGAAACGATGCAGCAGCCCAGCAGGAGACTTCATGGCTTTGGTCTTGAATAAAGTGGTTCCCGATTTCGAAGCCGCCGCCACCAGTGGCGTGCAGTTCAGCCCGAAAAACTATCTGGGCAAAAAAATTGTTCTCTACTTCTACCCCAAGGACATGACGCCCGGTTGCACCACCGAGTCCATGCACTTTCGCGACAACTTCGAAGCATTCGAGCAGGCCAATGCCGTGATTTTCGGCATCTCGCGCGACAACCTGCTGTCGCACGAAAAGTTCAAGGAGCACCTCGAACTGCCGTTCGACCTGATCGCTGATACGGAAGAAAAGCTCTGCCACATGTTCGGTGTGGTGAAGAACAAGATCATGTATGGCAAGAAGGTCAAGGGCATCGAGCGCAGTACCTTCGTCATCGATGCCGACGGCGTCCTGCGGCAGGAATGGCGCGGGATCAAAGTCGCGGGGCACGTTGACGAAGTGCTCGACGTCATCCAGAAACTCTGAACCCCAATCACCCCAACGCGGCGCTTTGTTTTGAACCTCAGACTCCGCAGCACCCTGGGCACTCAGCGCGGGTTGCGCATGCTCTGCATCGACAGCAGGCGCAGATCTCATCCTGAGGTGGCCAACCATGTGAAAGCCGCTGTACCGTCTCGCGATGGTCAGCGGTTTTTTTGTTGCGTTTTGCTGGTCTAGCCGCCCCTGAATCAGCATCTCCTACTCCATCCCCTTCCCACGTCTGCAAGCCTATCCATACGCCTCATGCCCCTGCCTCCCCCACCCAAGTCCATGGGCAGCCTGCTGACCCAAGCTGCTCCGTCGACCACACAGACGCCCTCCGCTTCGCGAAAAACCACGGCGCTCGACAAGGCCCGCCCAATACCTCAGGAGACCGCGCCGACGGTCGCAGTTGTGTCGGCGGCGACGCGGCCCGCGGCATCCACGCGCCAAACACGCCAGCCGATACCGCGTGAGGTCGCCCCCGCTGCTGCGGATCGCCCCGCCCAGAAGGCGGTGCAGCCCAAGCGGGCACCCATTGCCCAGCAACCCGCCAAGCTGTTCGTCCTCGACACCAATGTGCTGCTGCACGACCCGATGTCGCTCTACCGCTTTGAAGAGCACGACATCTATCTGCCAATGGTCACGCTGGAAGAACTGGACGCGCACAAAAAGGGCCTGTCGGAAGTGGCGCGCAATGGCCGCCAGGTCAGCCGTGAGCTCGATGCTTTGGTGGCCGATACCGGCAGCGGCATCGACCAAGGTATCGCGCTGAATCGCACCGGCCATGCGGAGGCCAAGGGACGCCTGTTCTTCCAGACCCGCGCGCACGATGTCGAACTGCCCATCGCACTGCCTCAGGGCAAGGCGGACAACCAGATCCTGGCGGTGCTGCAGGATCTCACGCACATTCATACCGAGCGGCCTGTGGTGCTGGTGTCCAAGGACATCAATATGCGCGTGAAAGCCCGCGCCCTGGGGCTGCATGCCGAGGATTACGCCAACGACAAGACGCTAGACGACGCCGATCTGCTCTACACCGGCATGATGGTGCTACCGCCCGATTTTTGGGATCGGCAGGCCAAGTCGGTGGAAAGCTGGCAGCAGGGCGGCAACACCTTCTACCGGGTGCAGGGCAAGTTCGTCGCACAGATGCTGGTCAATCAGGCGGTTTATTGGGAGAGCGGCAGCGCCCCGCCGCTCTACGCGCGAGTGAAGGAAATCCGCGCGAACACCGCCGTGCTGCAGGTCATGCGCGACCATACGCACCAGAAAAACGCCATCTGGGGCGTCACGGCGCGCAACCGCGAACAGAACTTCGCCCTCAACCTGCTGATGGACCCGGATGTGGATTTCGTCACATTGGCGGGACAGGCCGGTACCGGCAAGACCCTGCTCGCGCTGGCCGCGGGCCTGTCTCAGGTGCTGGACGCCCGGCGGTACAACGAAATCATCGTGACCCGCGTGACCGTTCCAGTGGGCGAAGACATCGGCTACCTACCGGGCACCGAAGAAGAAAAGATGGGCCCTTGGATGGGCGCGCTCGACGACAACCTCGAAGTGCTCAATCAGAGCGAAGGGGGCAACTCGGGCGGCGAGTGGGGCCGGGCCGCCACGCAAGATCTCATCCGCTCCAAGATCAAGATCAAGAGCATGAACTTCATGCGGGGCCGCACGTTTCTCAACAAATACGTCATCATCGACGAAGCTCAGAACCTCACGCCCAAGCAAATGAAAACCCTGATCACCCGCGCGGGCCCCGGCACCAAGCTGGTGTGCATGGGCAATATCGCGCAGATCGACACGCCCTACCTCACCGAAGGCAGCTCAGGCATGACTTTTGTGGTGGACCGTTTCAAGGGCTGGGGCCACAGTGGTCACGTCACCCTGGCCAGAGGCGAACGCAGCCGCCTGGCCGACTACGCCAGCGAAGTGCTGTAAGCGCGGGAGAAGCTGGCGCGCGATCAGAATTCGCGCGTCAGGTTTTCAAACCGCGTCAGCGGCTTGAGGAAGGCGAGATGCACCACGCCGATCGGCCCGTTACGCTGTTTGCCAATAATGACTTCAGCCACCCCGGCGTCTTTCGAGTCTTTGTTGTAGACCTCGTCGCGGTAGATGAACAGGATCACGTCGGCATCCTGCTCGATAGCGCCCGATTCTCGCAGATCGCTCATCACCGGTCGTTTGTCGGTGCGCTTTTCGAGGTCGCGATTGAGCTGCGACAGGGCAATCACCGGGCAATGCAGTTCCTTGGCCAGAGCCTTGAGCGAGCGTGAAATCTCGGAAATTTCAGTGGCGCGGTTCTCGCCGTCTCGCGACGACGACATAAGCTGCAGGTAATCGACCACGATCAAGCCCAGCCGCCCGCCGAACTGACGGGCCAGACGTCGCGAACGCGCCCGCAGTTCCAGCGGATTGAGCGCCGGGGTTTCATCGATGTGCATGTGCACGTCTTGCAAGCGTTCGATGGTTTCGGGCAGACGCGTCCACTCGTCCTCGGAGAGTTGGCCGGTACGCAGATGGCTCTGGTCGATCCGCCCCATCGAACCCACCACGCGCAACACCAGCTGCGACGCGCCCATTTCCATACTGAACACCGCCACCGGCAGTTGCTCATTGATCGCCACATGTTCGGCAATGTTCAGCGAAAACGCCGTCTTGCCCATGGAAGGACGGCCGGCAACGATGACCAGATCACCAGGCTGCAAACCCGCGGTCATCCGGTCCAGATCGGCAAAACCCGTGGGCACCCCGGTGGTATCAGCGCCGCCGCGCTCGGCCAACTCGCTCACCCGCTTGAGCAACTCACCCAGCAGGCCCTTCATCGACTGGAAGCCCGCGGCGGATTTGGCCCCCTCCTCCGAGATGGCGAAAATACGCGACTCGGCCTCGTCGAGAATTTGCTGCACGCCCCGCCCTTGCGGGTTGAGCGCGTTCTGTGCAATCTCGTCGCTGATGGTCACCAGTTGGCGCAGCACCGCGCGCTCGCGCACGATCTCGGCATATCGGCGAATGTTCGCAGCGCTGGGCACACACTGCGCCAGCGAATTCAGGTAGGGCAGTCCGCCGCATTCCTCGTGCTTGCCGATGGATTGCAGCGCCTCCAGCACGGTGATCACGTCGGCCGGTTTGCTCAGATTGATCAGGTCGGCGATGGCCTGGAAAATCGCCCGGTGCTCGAAGCGGTAAAACTGCGCCGCCACCAGCAGATCGGCCACCTTGTCGAAGGCCTGGTTGTCGAGCAACAGCCCGCCCAGCACCGACTGCTCTGCCTCGATGGAGTGCGGCGGCGTGCGAATGGCGTCTAGGGCTTGGTCTTGCATGGCGGTAGGCGGCAAATGCCATCCAAAAATAAAAAGCGATTTGGCATTGTGCCGCACGCAGCGGCACAAACCAGAAACAAAGCAGAGACAACAAGGGCCGCATTCGCGGCCCTTGTGTCCAGCGCGAAAACCCCGCGATTACATCGCTTCGGCTTTGACCTGCAGGGTGATGTCGGTAACGACATCGGTATGCAGGGCGATCGATACCGGATGCTCACCCGTGGTCTTGACGTGACCCGCCGGGAAGCGAACCTGCGACTTGCTCACTTCAATGCCTTGCTTGGCCAGGGCTTCGGCCACGTCGCCGTGGGTCACGGAGCCGAACAAGCGGCCATCCACACCGGCTTTCTGCACCAGGGTGATGACCAGGCCATTGAGCTTCTCACCGGCGGCTTGCGCCTGCATCAGCTTTTCAGCCGCCAGCTTTTCCATCTCGGCGCGACGCGCCTCGAACTCCGCCATGGCCGCGGCCGTGGCACGGCGCGCCATCTTCTTGGGGATCAGGAAGTTGCGGGCGTAGCCGTCCTTGACCTTGACCACGTCACCCAGATTGCCGACGTTCAGAACTTTTTCGAGAAGAATGATTTGCATGGTGTCGTCCCCGGATTAGCCCTTGTGCAGGTCGGTGTAGGGCAACAGCGCCAGAAAGCGCGCGCGCTTGATGGCGGTGTTGAGCTGGCGCTGGTAGTGCGCGCTGGTGCCGGTCAGGCGGGCGGGAATGATGCGAGCGTTTTCCGCAATCAGATCCTTGAGCACATCG encodes the following:
- a CDS encoding homoserine dehydrogenase, with the translated sequence MKPLQIALLGAGTVASGVVKVLARNQEELQRRAGRGIALAAIAARNPDKARAALGDALPITTDFMALATRPDIDIVVELMGGISPARELVLAAIAAGKHVVTANKALLAIHGNEIFAAAQAKGVIVAFEAAVAGGIPIIKAVREGLAGNRIEWIAGIINGTTNFILSEMRDKGLDFATVLKQAQALGYAEADPTFDIEGVDAAHKATILCAIAFGVPVQFDKAYVEGITALQAADIRYAEQLGYRIKLLGITKNTGEGIELRVHPTLIPATRLIANVEGAMNAVVVQGDAVGPTLYYGKGAGSEPTASAVIADLVDVTRLHTADPEHRVPHLAFQPDAMSDLPILPMDQVVTAYYLRLRVADQTGVLADLTRILADEGISIDGLIQREAGEGEHQTDLIILTHDTVEAHMNAAIGRMQTLPSVHAPIVRIRKEELR
- a CDS encoding pyridoxal phosphate-dependent aminotransferase, yielding MREFRKSDKLADVCYDIRGPVLDKARQMEEEGQRIIKLNIGNLAVFGFEPPDEIVQDMIHNLPSAAGYTDSKGLFAPRKSIVHYTQEKGIAGVSIDDVFIGNGASELINMSMNALLNNGDEVLIPAPDYPLYTASVALSGGKPVHYICDEQSDWYPDIADIRSKITPNTRAIVVINPNNPTGALYPRELLEEIVQVAREHELIVFADEIYDKTLYDGNTHTSIASLADDVLFITFNGLSKNYRSCGYRSGWMVVSGNKRCARDYIEGLTMLASMRLCANTPGQLAIQTALGGYQSIKDLVAPQGRLTKQRDLAYDLLTQIPGVSVVKPKAALYMFPRLDPEIYPIADDQQFAYDLLAQEKVLIVQGTGFNWPQPDHFRLVFLPNADDLTEAIGRIARFLETLRKRSRAVASASA
- a CDS encoding Mth938-like domain-containing protein, with protein sequence MKLQPDFSPDTQMVSAYGPGYVEVNGVRHTSACVFAPQQAPKPWGAEHVGALLPAHIDALLLDPLPEVVLIGTGREQHLLPAALMRQLISRRIGWEVMDTAAACRTYNILAGEGRHVLAALMIE
- a CDS encoding peroxiredoxin; translation: MALVLNKVVPDFEAAATSGVQFSPKNYLGKKIVLYFYPKDMTPGCTTESMHFRDNFEAFEQANAVIFGISRDNLLSHEKFKEHLELPFDLIADTEEKLCHMFGVVKNKIMYGKKVKGIERSTFVIDADGVLRQEWRGIKVAGHVDEVLDVIQKL
- a CDS encoding PhoH family protein codes for the protein MPLPPPPKSMGSLLTQAAPSTTQTPSASRKTTALDKARPIPQETAPTVAVVSAATRPAASTRQTRQPIPREVAPAAADRPAQKAVQPKRAPIAQQPAKLFVLDTNVLLHDPMSLYRFEEHDIYLPMVTLEELDAHKKGLSEVARNGRQVSRELDALVADTGSGIDQGIALNRTGHAEAKGRLFFQTRAHDVELPIALPQGKADNQILAVLQDLTHIHTERPVVLVSKDINMRVKARALGLHAEDYANDKTLDDADLLYTGMMVLPPDFWDRQAKSVESWQQGGNTFYRVQGKFVAQMLVNQAVYWESGSAPPLYARVKEIRANTAVLQVMRDHTHQKNAIWGVTARNREQNFALNLLMDPDVDFVTLAGQAGTGKTLLALAAGLSQVLDARRYNEIIVTRVTVPVGEDIGYLPGTEEEKMGPWMGALDDNLEVLNQSEGGNSGGEWGRAATQDLIRSKIKIKSMNFMRGRTFLNKYVIIDEAQNLTPKQMKTLITRAGPGTKLVCMGNIAQIDTPYLTEGSSGMTFVVDRFKGWGHSGHVTLARGERSRLADYASEVL
- the dnaB gene encoding replicative DNA helicase encodes the protein MQDQALDAIRTPPHSIEAEQSVLGGLLLDNQAFDKVADLLVAAQFYRFEHRAIFQAIADLINLSKPADVITVLEALQSIGKHEECGGLPYLNSLAQCVPSAANIRRYAEIVRERAVLRQLVTISDEIAQNALNPQGRGVQQILDEAESRIFAISEEGAKSAAGFQSMKGLLGELLKRVSELAERGGADTTGVPTGFADLDRMTAGLQPGDLVIVAGRPSMGKTAFSLNIAEHVAINEQLPVAVFSMEMGASQLVLRVVGSMGRIDQSHLRTGQLSEDEWTRLPETIERLQDVHMHIDETPALNPLELRARSRRLARQFGGRLGLIVVDYLQLMSSSRDGENRATEISEISRSLKALAKELHCPVIALSQLNRDLEKRTDKRPVMSDLRESGAIEQDADVILFIYRDEVYNKDSKDAGVAEVIIGKQRNGPIGVVHLAFLKPLTRFENLTREF